In Candidatus Palauibacter soopunensis, the sequence GGGAGAAGTCGGCCGAGGCGATCCGGCAGGCCGAGATCGCCGAAGCGCAGGCGGAGGCCGACACGCGCGAGGCTCAGGCCGAGGCGAGGCGGCGCGCCGAGGTGCGGGAGGCCGCGGCCTCGATCAAGATCGCCGAGGCCCAGAACGAGTTGCGGGTGCGCAAGGCCGAACTGCACCGCGAGGGCGACACGGCCGAGAAGATCGCGCGCGTGAAGGCGCAGGAGGCCGAGGTCGAGGCCGAGAAGATCCTCGAGATGAAGCGCGTGGAGCGCGAGGAGCAGCGCCTGCGGGCGGACGTGATCGAGCCCGCCAAGGCCGACAAGATGGCCGCGTTCGCGCGGGCGGAGGCCGAGGCGGCCCCGATCCTGGAGCGCGGGAAGGCCCAGGTCGAGGTCCTGAAGCGGCTTTATGCCGAGGTCCAGACCGGAGGCGAGGCCGCGTTCGCCGTGTTCATGGCCGAGAAGCTCCCCGAGCTGCTCGAGATCGCCGTTGGCGCCGTGGAAGGCGTGGACATCGACCGCGTCGTCGTGATGGACGGCGGCCAGGGCGAGGGTGTGTCCAACGCGCTCAACCAGCGCGTGAGAGGCGCCTACGGGACCATGGAGGGACTCGCGTCGGTGCTGGGCCTCGACATCCAGGAGGTGCTGCAGCGGGCCGTGGGCTCGGCGGCTGCGGACGGCGGTGAAGCCGCAGCTCCCGAGCTTCCGCCCGCATGACACGAATCGTTCTCGCGCTGGCGCTCGCGTTGGCGGCCAGCGAGGTCACTGCGCAGCCGTACGTCGGGTCGGAGTTGGGGTTCACGCTCGCTCCGGCCATGCGGCTCGTGGGCACGGACAACGACTGGGGCACGCGTTGCGACCTGCTCATCAACCCCGACGGGGTGGAGACGGGATCGGAGTGCGACACGCCACCGCCCCCGACCGAGTGGGCGAACGAATCCGGCCGCACGAGGGGGACCGCGACGGGAATCTCGGCGGGTTACCGGTTCGGCAGATTCCGGGTCGAGGCCGAGTACCGGTACCGCGCCGCGCCGTATCACGACTACGCGCCGACGGAGATCGGCGACGTGGTGACCGCCCAGAAGGCCGACCAGGAACTGGAGAGGGCGATCGGCGGCGCCGGGGACGTGAGCGTACACGGCGTGTTCACGAACCTCGCGGTCGATCTCGGCCCGGGCGGTGCGCGGCTGATGCCGTACGTGGGAGTCGGCGCGGGCGTGCAGCGCATGGCCGTCGACTATCTCAGCCTGTGGAAGCGAAACAACGATCCGGCGCGGATCGCCACCTTCGAGGACCCCCTGCTCCGCGCGAAGCTGGCCGGGACCACGACGCTCGGCACGGCGGTGCTCCACGACACCATGTTCGGCGCCCAGGCGCTGGCGGGCCTCGACTACCGCGTCGCCGACCGGTTCACAGTCGGAACCCGGATACGCTACGCGAAGGCGCTTGGCCCGTTCGAGAGCGAACCTCGCGAGTGGGATCAGCTACGCAGCCACGACTCTACCGTAGGCCGCGGCTCCCGCATCCTGTACACCGTGGAAACGCGCGACACGAGCGCCTTCACGGTGACCCTCAGCCTGAGATACGATCTCGAATAGCGCTCCCTAGTGCATGATTTCGTAGGCGCACGACGTACGGGATGTCGAGCGCGTCCCTTTCCACACTCAAGCTTCGTTAGGCTCGGCAGACCTGCCGAGGCACGCCTAGCTTGACGAGTGCTACGACGAATGCGTGGAGGGCGAGTGCGAACAGCAGTAAATCTACGTTGTTGTTTTTTGGGGGGCTTATATACGTGTCTTGATCCCTTCGCCAACTCGCGGGATCATCAGTGCTGATTCTCTTGGAACTTCGCCATCCATCGAAGGAATCAACTCACCAGCGAACTTGTCTAACCACGGACCCAGTACAAAGTTCGTTATCCACAACCCACAAAACTGACTGCTTGCTTGCTCGTACCATACATCTTGAATCGCATTATACTCACCACCGGGGGAAAAACCTCCACCAAAACCAACGGCCAAATATACCGGCACGTCCAGATTCCACTTGCTTACTTGATGTGCCTTTGCTTTGAGCTTGCGCTGGAATCCATCCTGCCATTGCGAACCCGCGAAAGATATCGCTGGCCATGAACCAATACCACCGTGGGCATTATTCGTCTTGGTCATCCAACTGATCCATAGACCCCAATCCTCAGATTCACATAGGTATCTCGCTACAGGTCCAGTGTAACCCCATCGATTTCGCCACTCTTCATCGGGTCGATGATAACCTTGTTGCTTTTCTCCAGTAGCCAAAAACGTTGCCGCCTGCTCACGTACCGCCCTTTCCATTTTCTTTGGCGAAATGCCGTCGCTGTTCCTTAAGTTACCCTTAGAACTCAAACTGAACCACACACCTAGTGGGTCACCTTCATCAAGACGATCTCTCAACTCATCAAGAAGCGCCGTTTCGCTACCGGACGGCTTGTACTTAGGGGGATTATCACGAATACTTGAAGCATCGCACTTCTACTTATCTTCCAACGGCTTACGAGTACGAAGCAACCGCCGCGCCAACTCTGGCGGGGTAATGCCGCCCAATTCGGGGTTAGGCGACGGCGCGTCCCACCGCTCGTGCCATGCCGTTATTTCTTCGTCCGTCATATGACCCGGCGAGCCGTCTACCCGCTCGTTCTTATCTGTTTCTTTGCTCATCCGTATCACCCTGCAATTTCTTGTCTAATGCGCAACACATCTTTAACGTTATCCTCTACCCGCCCTGTGTCTCTTCTTGAACGATCCCAGATCGCATCGCTCCACTCGTTCAACTCATCAACAGATGGAAGACTCCAGCTTCCTTGATGTCCTAAAGAATAAAACGGGCTCCAGCGCGATCCGTTTAATGACCTTTCACGGTCAAAGGGGAACTGGTGGACATTGTGCGAAAGCAACTCATCCATTTTCTCCGTGTTTTCCCTGTCCCATTCACCGTTCTCATCACGCGTGGCTTCGTACACGCCCCGCTGCACACGCAGCAGGTCGGCGCAATGAAGCGCCGCGTTTATGATAGGATGTAGAGCATTATGCACAAAATTGTCCTGTATCGAATCTTCCGTGCTCTTTCCCACTACGTTCAACACCATAGCGGTTTTTTCGGATATGTTCTTCAGAGCGTCGGAAATCTCCCCGTACGTAACTGAATCCGGGTTCATGTCCCTGTGCGCCACAACCTGATTACGCCACTTCTTGACACGCTCCACAGCCTGAGATGCTTCCTCTAGCAACTCACGTTCCCTAGCATGGCTGTCTTCGCGCAGAAGTCGATACAAGGATGCCGCGTTTTCGCCATCGCGCCACTTCTTCACCAACAACTCCGACGCAGCTAGCGCCGCTTCCTTGTACGCAGACACTACCAAGTCATCGTAGAGCGATGGTCCTATGACGTGTATGAGCAAAGAACGGACGGCAGTACTTTTCAGGAGCATGTCGCCGCGTTGTCTATGCTGATCTAACACGCCCCACTCCTGAAACGATCTCTCTCGCTGCAACTCCGCCTCGTTGCTCATCTTCCTTACTCCACCTTATCGTCTTCCGGCACAAAGTCAGCCGCTTTCGGGCCGCTCTTCCAGACCACCACAAACAGCAACAAGCTGATCGGCAGCGTCATAACCATCTCCGCATCGCCTGTCACCAACGCACCGAGTACCGACCCAACCCCGCCCAACCCGAACAACCACAACAACACTACCTTCGTCAGATACCGCCACGCAGCCTTCTCACGGGTGGTCATCCGGCGCTTTTCGGTCACTTCGCGTCTGCTTCAATTTCTCGGCTCATCGCCGATCTCACGATCTAGGTCCAGCGACTCCAACACATCGGAAATCGCTGCCATGTCAGCGTTCCAAACGCTACCATCATCCAGCCGCGCCCGTGCAACATAGGTTACTGTTATGAGATGCTCGTTGCTATCGTTTTGCGACAACATATTCCATGTCCCATCAAGTGTATGAGGACCGGGAAGCATACCTCGAACTTCCACGTTCGATAGGTTTGACATATGATCCCCAAACACATCGTACAAGACGTGTCGCACTTCAAGTGCCTGCACTGAC encodes:
- a CDS encoding SPFH domain-containing protein; protein product: MQDFLNLLAAPVVMAGVFFVVVLVAIITIKNLIVIVPPNRAAVITGRNRMLTDGQAVGYRSISGGRTLRIPIIETVQHMNLETIPIEVSVSNAFSKGNIPLSVEAIANVKIASEPEWVFNNSVERLLGKTEEEVRELAQDTLTGNLRGVLATLTPEAVNEDRLGFAKALAEDAGEDLASLGFHLDVLKIQNVSDERGYLDAIGREKSAEAIRQAEIAEAQAEADTREAQAEARRRAEVREAAASIKIAEAQNELRVRKAELHREGDTAEKIARVKAQEAEVEAEKILEMKRVEREEQRLRADVIEPAKADKMAAFARAEAEAAPILERGKAQVEVLKRLYAEVQTGGEAAFAVFMAEKLPELLEIAVGAVEGVDIDRVVVMDGGQGEGVSNALNQRVRGAYGTMEGLASVLGLDIQEVLQRAVGSAAADGGEAAAPELPPA
- a CDS encoding outer membrane beta-barrel protein; the encoded protein is MTRIVLALALALAASEVTAQPYVGSELGFTLAPAMRLVGTDNDWGTRCDLLINPDGVETGSECDTPPPPTEWANESGRTRGTATGISAGYRFGRFRVEAEYRYRAAPYHDYAPTEIGDVVTAQKADQELERAIGGAGDVSVHGVFTNLAVDLGPGGARLMPYVGVGAGVQRMAVDYLSLWKRNNDPARIATFEDPLLRAKLAGTTTLGTAVLHDTMFGAQALAGLDYRVADRFTVGTRIRYAKALGPFESEPREWDQLRSHDSTVGRGSRILYTVETRDTSAFTVTLSLRYDLE